From the Gossypium hirsutum isolate 1008001.06 chromosome A02, Gossypium_hirsutum_v2.1, whole genome shotgun sequence genome, the window aggtcgaattatcaagatttgcgacctaacgttatgaatccaaacccaaccgaacatttatgccattttcgcatggctaaaagattacataccaaagttcaaacacaacataatagcctatacatgccgaaatgttctcctaagccaactaagaagaaagtaccaaaacttgctatccggtgtgatgacttcgatgacggcccgaccacgcaaaaagagacgagtccaagaaacctagaataggtgacaaggaaacaccgagtgagtttataactcagtaagtcataagcaatgcactaccatccattaataacattatcacaataggaaataaaatggaacgaggctagttactccatccataccgaaccatgccatggttcctcagacctatcggttcaatctcataccaaatcatgcattcacattccgtatactcatcaataggatatttgaggcattttcatacatcattttattttcgttacaatcatacaactaaacggcctttcacctattctacgataaatcttatgtacgtgacttcaagtatatttgtcacataggttcaaacttaccaagctcaactccaaatatagacatagcacctattagccatgaactcaaggtacttacccgatccgctgtccgtgatcgactcaataacgtcgcacacttagtgtccataatgtttcaaaaatatataataagtccgcacactcagtgctatataatcaactcgcacacttagtgctatataatcaaactcgcacacttagtgctacataatcaagctcgcacacttagtgctacatagtcaaactcgcacacttagtgctacatactcaaactcgcacacttagtgctgcacaatttaaacccgcacacttagcgccaatctcatggtcataaatgtttatacccgcacatttagtgccgagatcaacaactcaatacatctcacctcttttcttttcattcaacactttcatcatcacatacgtacatgcatatatatatttattcattccattcagcatcattacataaacgttatgaccatttgaattaataccaactatgtgcttaatgacttacttggtgttgggtaagacggttccaattcggctactcgatgatcttttctttgcctttgcttgattctcctcctttaactccttgagcttaatcaataaatcaactagtttagccatcttgctaaacattcataattcaattacacatgcatatgtatgtttgtatattcggcaaccatcctcactaattacccatttagtcgattatacacataattaaaggtaacatcccgaatgggcatacttgtgtatatatacatatatatgtatatatatatacttcggaatgggcatcacaattagatttaacaccaccttcatactcaattagatggccgaatgtatgtatacatgtacaatgtcaactataacatcatttaaacacctaatttcatctcatgaacacttaatcgaattttcctaatctagcatattttcacatctatttgtaacatcatgtaaatccacatataattacatttcttaagttccacatcttaatgcccattatagccactcccatagtctaaatctagcaatcggcaacacccacctttccactatgttagccgaatactcattctcttcctagtcctaaattcggcacctccaacaaaatagcttaacaatttcaactttcatgctaacataacaagcaacttaacacatccatataactagcatgctaatagcatcaaggtatcaactaaaattttttttaagctccttagccgaatcctaactctccaacaaccccaaattcaaccatgggatagatagaatttagactcatcacccaaaggttgtgtaaacttccaaaaatatcattgaacataccttgatctaaaggaccaccttggccgaatattgcttcctcttcttcctctagttacgacaattgcaaaagaaagaaaacatgaacactccttcttccctccttattaagcattcaaactccctcattttcatgccacaacatcaaacactcctcctagatacaagcaatggccgaactctttccaagtttttctccccttctttttcttggtttttcggctaggagatggcaagtatgacacccattttttttttgttcactttcctattattatccccatcatttgttaaccaaaagaaaacatattaaattagaatgagtggagcatcatcactccttggccggccaccatgtattttatgggcaatttgacatgcaaagccatgcttcctcaccctattattaattactccttataattcatctatcatcttttctaacttcgtcaactaggtcctttttgaattaattcacaatcctaaagctaatattaagcatttaatttctcatatattcactgtcacacaaaaatttatgcaattaaaacacaaaaataaatctttggctcggtaatgtggtctcgaaaccacattctgaccagggtctaatttgggttgtcacacttctgttctagatatttagatgatgttgaaacacgattgaatagaccaagtagaaatgctgagCTCAATGATCATAatttggccgaaacttatttattccaaagttatggagaaccaatcggcaaagttgaaattgcagaattagatgatatatcgtggatacaagcacatcgatatgtactttttcaccatgattcaattaaaccattaagcaagtaagttctaaaatttcctcaGATATTTgtcattttgatttgtttatcttctaaccaattaaaatttttttaaacatagtgagtacaaacaaattttgagatctcgtgcacgctctcgaagattacaacatcaagagattaataagttactcacagaatcttttcatgaatggttaagccaaaaggtatgtaactgaagttaataagttatatataatcgcgaaatttagttaatcaaataagaatgtttttacataatacatttataattactcaatttactttcgattcaataggtttggagtgggaaggatgtcaatgacgaagttaaatagctttcccaaggtccgaacagagtaataaaaagatatagtgccttccttatcaatggatacagatttcatacaaaatatcgcgagagaataaggagaactcaaaattgtggaattgttgttaattcttcaattacaagttatgctagtgctagggacagtaatccggttgagggtaatgtggagtattacggacttcttactaacattattgagttggattactatggcagatggaaagttgtcttatttcggtgtgattgggctgatgttaatactgctcgtggaattaaaaaagatcaatatggttttacaatggttaatttctctcgcttgattcacactggacaacaattgatagacgagccatatgtattttcctctcaagtgaaataagttttttatttgaaagatccaattgatgagggttggtatgttgtactccggaacacccctagagacttgtttgacatggataatggaagtagagatgacatcgtcgaaagatcagaaacattaccttttccagaacaaaacttagatgaaaatatccctagtactagtacacaacatTAATGGGTTCaacatgatgtggatgaagatatttatgaataatgatgtagtaagatttacaattttttaattatatgtaatattataattttaatcttggtcatgttatataatataactattttatatgtactattattgttgtaatttgttactaaaacttcaactattttatgtgtattgcaggaaaaatgcgtagaagaagattatgagatttaagtattgtctaGACTACTCCAAATTTGGAAGAAGCAAATAGTGAgcagcagacagttgttggatcttcgaatgtgccggagacacttgacgagcctggagaatttcaaagtaattgtaagttcattttacatgtgttgacttttattattgatttatttgtcaattttaatataataatagtatatcatttttcagctgaaagtggtgggacgcgcagaggttgAGGACGTACGctgcttaaagatttatatgactTAGATCTtttcgagcgtgtcaaagtaagtaaaaacagtcatggtcagcctgttggatctgaagctcgacttttagaagcctatttgggcattttagtacgaaatgccaatatgttgcccatcaactatgaatcatggcatcacatgcctgatatcAACAAAAATTAGGCtgtcgataatattaaggtaacaaaatgtgaatgtaatttataatactttggtttaagtttcattaatatttacattctaaacttgtgtttttttaggagagatttgctttagaggtctccgatgactatatcaagaaggcattgggtaaaaaatggagagacaataaaagcactttgaaaaaacaatattttaagaaagatataagcctcgaggaaaaattgCGAAATGTCCCACCAGGAATGCTGAGGTGCCAATGAGAAGATGggttagattctggaattcaaagaaaggagaggtattacgtacttccaaactcttataaattTTTCAGTATATattgtttactatatacgtaataataatttcattatgtaggaccgtgagcgagttggaacaagcagcagacAAAAACAAAACTTCACGTACACGGCAGGGTCaagaagttttgcttctgtagctgaggccggggtattatgaatttattaattctatcaaatattaatgactttctagtattaaataatatttttactactatattgtaagaagtctcgtccggtcaaaaagttggatgccttcagctttttgagattacgcataggaagaaagatggatctcctatgacatccgaagttggagaaattatgatatatttatttaataaaatttgatttattataaatatttataatgtttaattataatggtttaattcgtcgttagtacttttaaataatgttaagttatgtttcattcctttttattatatatttcgtttctaactctttgattgatttattaagagaaactaaaggagaagaaggcggagTATAAAGCAgttgcttcgactgatagttctgttaatcttgagaacattgataatagaattatcactgaagttttgggtcttgaAAGATACGGTCAGGTtcaatttcaaggatctggtgttaccccgacccaatattttagATTCGGCTCCAAGCAATACATGCCTTTcgggagtcaagctcaagctgaagttcagaggttaagagacaagatagctcagatgcaagcgaacacggttgagcaaattgccgaggttcaaagaaaatatgaagaacttcagcaacaacttagagcggaggcagcagagagggaggcagCGGCAGCAGCGAAAGAGGTAGAGGCAGTAGCGAGGGAGGCAGAGTAGAGCAGAAAGTATGATGAGCTCCAGTTACAGCTTTAGTATATTATGAAGATGTTTCAGTAGTCGCAAaagccgccatcttagacattagttttctcgTTGTAAGAATGGTTTAAACATTTTCACATTTAAAACtgttgtaagaatattttgagttttactttatttattaattacatcatatatctttcgttatatttgaaatatcattttgatttaatgtttttggttgtattttgTATGCTAAATTTGTTGTTTGGTTGCATTTCATGCTATATTTGCTGGTTTTTGTTggatttaatgcaggaagggcCAATATTGGTGAAAAATGTGCATTTGAAATTTGCTAAAATTAGCGACGTTTAtgaaaaaagtgccgctaaaagtcatggcttttagcggcatttttttggataaatttgtggtgTTTCCTATACCGACGTTTTTTGCATCGCTTGTGAAAAGACCGCTGATAGTTTTAGCAACGCTTAAGAACAccgctaaaggctaaaaaaagaaccggtaaaagtctattttcttgtagtgagttcacctacaataacagctaccaatctagtatacagatggcatcttatgaggcactgtatggtccTAAGTGTCGTACTCCCTTATgctagactgagttgggtgaacgacgtaTTTTGGGTCCAGAATTGGTTTCAGAAACATAGGACAAGGTCCGTTTGATTTGAGATCGATTGACAATGGcttctgataggcagaagtcctaTGCATATCTGAAGCGTCGGGAGATAGAGTATTTAGTAGGAGACTTCATTTTCCTCAAGgtatcaccatggaagaaagtactgaGGTTCGGTCAcaagggcaagctaagccctcAGTTTAATGGGTCGTACTGGATTATGAAACAAGTGGGGCCAGTTTGATACCAGTTGGAGCTACCTTCAGAGTTAGATCACAtacatgatgtgtttcacgtctcaatGTCGAGACACTATCGCTCTGATCCAATGCACATTGTTCTTGTGGAGGACATCGGGTTTAGACCAGatttgaccttcgaggaggagtcGATTCAGATTCTGGATTGCGACGTAATGGTTCTGAGGAGGAAACCTATTCCACTAGTTAAGGTTCTATGGCATAACgatagcactgaggaggctacgtaggagcctgaggatgcgatacgtcaacagtatcctcatctgttctgatcaggtaaaattttttaggctgaaaatttcttttagggggtagagttgtaacgccccaaaatacTTGTATATGTATCTATATTAatttgacacaattgtgtatctgcttcaatggttaagtgttctgggtgtgtgtgtgaggtcccaagttcaagccttaccttgggtaaattttggtattttaatgaaaacAAAGTCTGAACTTGGTCCATTAggcttatattttattgtttgtaaaatatgtcagaatgggcttgctggtctagtAGTTAAGGGTGAGTTGTTAAGCTGGAGGTCATGTGTTCGAATCTCTGTAGTGGCAAGAGGATTATTTTTGCTGCGAATTTCGGCTAGGAGTTTgtattttaccaaaattttgaGTGGTCGGGTTAGTGGAGGGAATTAAAGGATGTAGATTAGGGGGTTATCAATTTTGTCGGCATTCTGCATTCATTTTGGCAAATTTTGGCTACCCTCCTCCTATTTCCCTCTTTTGCTGCCAATTTCCCTTCTCCTATTTCTGTTACTGTCGAAATTTCCCTTGCCTTCCTCTTGTCCgttttatttttgtaatagcCAACGTTGGTGACTTTTAGACGTGGTAATCGTTGGTAAGTGTCTGTTTATTTCTATGGAGTGTTGCTCtgattaagtgattaaatggtgTTTACTGCTGTTTAGGAGTCATTTAGGAGGCTGGAGTCAATGTTTCGTCAAGTTGATTCAAGGTGGTGATCATTTTGAAGCAGTTAGtcaatttttcattttggggACTGATTGTTGGTGACTAGTTGTAGAATTTCTAAAGGTTGAATATCTTGATTTTAGGTATCGGTGGTCTTAGGGTTGCAAAAAGTAAAAATACGAACCAGGTGTGcactcaaaaacacaaaaaaatgagAATCAGCGAAAGCCAAAAAATGAAACTGTTgacaccacacaggcgtgtggtagCCCGTGTGGTAGGCTATGTGGCAGTACACGGTCGTGTTGTCGATGAACTAGGCCGTGTGCCCGTGACACGGGCGCATGACATGACTGTGTGATGGCTTGTGAGGTCATGTGCGAGACACGGCCTCGACcaattgggctgtgtgggccatacgggcatgtaggcccacacgggtgaaccacacgggcgtgtggaattctgggccaggccgtgtgatccacaagtccaaggccaatttgggctgtgtgggtcacacgggcagGGCACATGGGTACGTGAGCCCAGTTTTCTGAAATACTCTGTAAGGTTGCTCGGGTAGCCCAAGTCAACTGGGAcatactgtagggtcggtaagagtTATTTTGACCTCTGATTACACGATCTgactatgtgatatatgtgttttaGCATGTTACTCTTATCATGTGTACCGATTTGAATGTacgatctgttaaattgcatatTAGCATGTCATACTTGTATGTTACATTGCATCAGGGTTGGGTTGGtattatttggaggaagtattctgaaaggcttTTAAGCTTGATATCTAGAAGCTTCACTACAATTATTTGATTATGTGCCGCACTttggtacaacatggtgtgtagggatgggtgggttgattttatccccacatggtgtgtagggttggacggagttggtgtgtagaggctagtgggtAGGACTCTATTATTCTATTCTATTTTGCATGGtatatctgagatgggctaaggccttaTTTTGTATCTAATTCTGTATCTAAGTGGACTAAGGCTCACAccgattctgtaatgggctaaggcccgaatTGTTTATATAAAAGACTGATTTTGGATGTTATGCTATGTGCATGGTTTctgtagggattacacactgagttgcaaaaactcacccttttctgtttaatctgtgtatgtaatccccagacttgatggATTGGTGTAGCCGAGGGCACAATGGTGACTACCACGTCCGAACtgcttatttatgatttttatggttACATCACTTAATTATTGTTGGTATTTTATGTATGATGGACTTTGGGACTGCttggttttaatttgggattttgaacTGTTGATTATGGATTTACAAACTGCAATGCAACAAAGTACagttttcctaaaataaactaagatttttcgtaaataaaaatagttttgaaaattattGGGTTTCAAAAGGTTCTGCgtaaaagaaatgttttaaagAAAATCAATTCGTCCATGTCTTCCCGAACTAAGCAAAAGATAATCACTAGATCGGTTTTAAGGTCAatgcattttcaaaaacactctcatgtgacattaccagattcggccataacgtccaggctggctttggggtgttacactacacGATAGGGTTAAAACAACCCCTCTTAAAATATTTATCTAAAAGATAGATTACCACTTGCCTTAGTCAACCGATTTAGGCTTGCACCCTATACCCATCATAAGAGATTGATTACCAGCCCTTTAAAGATTACCTGCATTCCAATGAAACTTATTAACCATTACTGTACACACACATAGTCTGAACCAAGCGTATAATCACTTACCAAAGTGTAAAGCCGAGAATAGGAGATAGAAGCAATCGACCTACACTCAACTTGAGAGCCACAAACACAAAGTACGACAGAGGCAAAGGCTCGTACCACCACAGTCACTCAAATCGATTGATCAAATGACAATGCCGAAACTGAAAGAATAGGAGGAAGAGAGGTGAAGTATTCGGCCAAATAAcaaaatgaagagagaaaaagaattgGGAGAAAAAGAAGAGGGAAAAGGGAGTATTCAACCAAAgcttgagagagagagagagcagaGAATCAACCAAAACAAAACCGATTGAGGGAGGGGAGAGAATGAAGATTcggctaaagaaaagaaaactgagaGAATGGTTGCTAGAGGAGTAGAGGAAGAGGAGAAAATCAATCAGTAAAGGCACTATAGTGAAGAGAAAATCCAAAATAGACCAACATGAAAAGTACCCAAATGCTCAATAGCAATATTCGACCATCAAACAAAGAAGTGAAaagaagcaaaaagaaaaaagtcaAAAACAGAAAATGAGGAGAGGAAACATACCAATCCCTAGCCGAATTCTTGAGTGGCTAGCATACCAACTCGGCACTAACTCTCCCACACTTCAAAATCTCGAATTTTCCTCCCCATTTCACTCAAACCGTCTACCAATCCTTTGATCCACTCCTCAAAACTCTCCTCCAATCTCTCCACCATCTAATTTGAACTCCCCTCTTAACTCCTCAGAGTTTTGGCTAAGCTAGAACACTTCCACGACactagcagcaaaataaaacacctcTGTGCATAGCAggacttgaactcaagaccttCAGTAACAATGCCACGCCACctatcccctagaccagcaggcTTTTCCTGACATAAAaacccacatttatttaagaacCTACTGACCAGAGAAAGGGcttatccaaaataaaaataataattgcacaagccaaggcttgaacccaagacttctcagactcttcctaggatacttaaccactaaagcagacacacagttgtgtcataacgatacaaaaataaatacataggattttggggcgttacaaaattcaaaattctaaccccaaaatttagggtgttacaatataaatttcatatctgaaatggattgatatgactaaagtttatacaagcttactaagcattcattgcttcaTGCTAACGTAGctgtttttctttactttttaggttatcagaagctcgatcgggttggaagctagtcgaatatccatcacactatccatcaattttATCGGTATATTTCTATGATTTGgtcgtggttataatggcatgtataggtggactatgtctaatgtttaattgatgagtttggtatatatgtcattttggtaaatgattatggcatgaaatgttaCCTTGGATTTGATGTACTTAAGATACTATTATTAACTTGTTGGTTGTGGTTAACATGGTTAAATTTGTGTATGTTTTGAAATAACCAACATTGGTATGGTtgttatgtatcaattatgttatgttttggcatcaaaacaagttaaatgataattggttaaatatgcacatatataggtgttttggttgatgttatagcaattatgttttggcttgtaattatggTATATATGTGACCTTATGATGGTTGATTTTATAGTCTTTATGATGCTTAAATGATGGATGttgaaatgatatttaaaatgtGTGTAATGGAATGTTCTTTGACATAGATGAATATGGTCATTGTGGTATTTCGAATGTAGTGGACATAAATGTCTAATGGTGCTAAATGTCGAACGGCCAATTTGGTATTTTTGGTCTGAATTTGATAGGTAAAtaaagtggtaagttttggcataAACTTAGTTAAAAGTTGATTGAACTTTTGGCTAAACTATgcatatggttatacatgtttaattgttgtgATTTAGTTGCCTTTTAGGCGTATTGGTTGCATGCACATATACCTTATTAGTTCAACTTGTGGATGCATTATTTGGTGCATTTTGACTGTTGTTTACATGTGAAAAATTGGTTGGTtttgcattgattgatgttgtgaattaaatgttttaaatttttgatagTTTCGAAatataaactccggtaatgctccgtaaccctattccagcaataGATACAggttaaatgtaacaccccttacctgtatccagcACCAAAATAgcgtatgaggcattaccggacttatacaaaAGCGATCATACAAAACCaagacgtaaatttccatccaaatttaaaacttttcataaacattcatatcgtccctaaaacgagcctacaaggcccaaaacatgcattggaagcggttcaggactaaactgagaactttagaaaatttcacaacacttagaaaatttttcatgttttaagggcCACACGCTATTGcaggcaggccgtgtggtcacacatgcctgtgtccctaccccgtgtaactctctgtttatcacccaagaaaaaaattaaagacaaatgaccaagtcacacgcccgtctgCTAGGCCTTGTGGtcgatttaattttaataacttttcataaaataggtgcaaacttcacacgcccagggcacacgcccgtgcctgagactctgtcatccacacggctaagacatacGTTCGTGTCTCGGCCCGTGTTCTCAATTCTGATCATtttattttgcaacaattaagatacaggggacacacaaccgaaacacacacccatggggcaagtcgtgtgtcacacatggcctagacacacgcccgtgtgtctacccgtgtggacaaaaacaaggctatttaccaagccattttgtcatcCTTTTATGCACACACTTACAGAGCAAAACATAACACTAATCCAAGtaattacattcaaccaattcagtcataatcaagacatccacacatcattcacaaGCTAGCATTTACCACATACaaatatcacatacttatcaacttaaaccatgcaaatttccACATCCTTGAAAACATCATCAgatgcatatatacttaaaccaatattatccaatttcaatggccattttcaaaatgaattatcaaccaaaaaaagccaatacatttggccaaatcaattatgacacataacaaaatgactaagtccctatacatgccataactcaaaatgtcaaattcattggtacccaaaataatcagttgatagtgtgagtggatctctgaCAGTCTCTGATCCCCAAGCTTAGTAATAGACATCATACCCCAACATTGaatatacaattaacatgatgataattggcataaatattattaagatcttataatcataacttactcaatcataaccttactGAGGGTTTATCACATAACGACCACATTATGtatgagttttatgtacatacctgatACATCTAAAATTGGATTTGCTATAACTCACCTTTGACATACAtcattaaattacccgttgaaccacttggaatactaaaggatacttggaAATCTCGTACACgcagtaccataccaatgccatatcccagatatggtcttacacaaagtctcatattgatgccatagcctaaatatggtcttacacgtaatcttagtaaccctaatgtcattaCATTTGTATtctatctattcctaaagttcaataGGGATATCATGCTTGTCATAAA encodes:
- the LOC107952389 gene encoding uncharacterized protein, yielding MASDRQKSYAYLKRREIEYLVGDFIFLKLELPSELDHIHDVFHVSMSRHYRSDPMHIVLVEDIGFRPDLTFEEESIQILDCDVMVLRRKPIPLVKVLWHNDSTEEAT